The following are encoded in a window of Paenibacillaceae bacterium GAS479 genomic DNA:
- a CDS encoding L-proline dehydrogenase yields MDIGSELYRKTLLTISGNSLVEKLTLKYGGKLAAKFIASQELQPALDVIRELNRKNIMVTLDHLGEGIKALSEASGYREEYIRLVRGIAAAGVNANVSLKPTQMGLALDAKACYTNIRAVVREASAANNFVRIDMEDTPFTQATIDMVKQLHREGLTNVGTVIQAYLHRTRADVEDLIASGVNLRLVKGAYKEPAEVAFQKKSEVIDNFKAIIRMHLDQGIYTAIASHDDTIIRWVKEYAAANRISPEKFEFQMLYGLRMNEQAKLAADGYRVRCYVPYGKMWYPYYTRRLAEKPANLMMVLQNMFR; encoded by the coding sequence ATGGACATCGGATCTGAGCTGTACCGCAAGACGCTTCTCACCATCTCAGGCAACTCGCTTGTAGAGAAGCTCACCCTCAAATACGGCGGCAAGCTGGCCGCCAAATTCATTGCCAGCCAGGAGCTTCAGCCTGCGCTGGATGTCATCCGTGAGTTGAACCGTAAGAATATCATGGTCACACTGGATCATCTCGGCGAAGGCATCAAGGCGCTGTCCGAGGCTTCCGGCTATCGCGAGGAATATATTCGGCTCGTACGTGGCATCGCAGCGGCGGGCGTGAACGCCAATGTGTCGCTCAAGCCGACTCAGATGGGGCTGGCACTGGATGCTAAAGCCTGCTACACAAATATCCGCGCCGTTGTGCGCGAAGCATCGGCGGCAAATAACTTTGTACGCATCGATATGGAAGATACCCCTTTTACGCAAGCTACGATTGATATGGTAAAACAGCTGCATCGCGAAGGACTGACGAATGTCGGCACGGTCATTCAGGCCTATCTGCATCGCACCCGCGCTGATGTGGAGGATCTGATTGCAAGCGGAGTCAACCTGCGTCTGGTCAAAGGTGCTTACAAAGAACCGGCTGAGGTTGCCTTCCAGAAAAAATCCGAGGTTATCGACAATTTCAAGGCCATCATCCGCATGCACCTGGATCAGGGCATTTATACGGCGATTGCTTCACATGACGATACAATTATCCGCTGGGTAAAAGAATACGCGGCAGCAAACCGAATTTCGCCGGAGAAGTTCGAATTCCAGATGCTGTACGGACTGCGTATGAACGAGCAAGCCAAGCTGGCCGCAGACGGTTACCGGGTCCGCTGCTACGTGCCGTACGGCAAGATGTGGTACCCTTACTACACCCGCCGCCTTGCGGAAAAACCGGCCAACCTGATGATGGTTCTTCAAAATATGTTCCGTTGA